The segment CTGGTGCTTTCAAGGATTGACGACGACGACAAAGAGAAACAGCAAAGATCACCATAATGAATCGTTGATCGCGTTGGTTTTGCACAAGTTTTGATGAGGTTGGTCACTTCCCCTCAGCCACCCCAATTTCCCAAACATCCCGGTTGCTGTACACTCATCCTAATCATTTGGATTGAGAGGTGAAGGCATATGGAACGCCGGGTTTATTTTATTTTTGGCGATGTGCTGGCCTGTATTGTCAGCGGCGCGGTTGCTGGCTGGTTGACGGGGTTTGTTGTGCCCGGTGACTGGTTTGCGCTGGTTGGCATGATCACCGGCATGGCAATCGGGATGCCGGTCGGGATGATCGGCGGCTATCTTTTCTCGCCCTTGTTTGGCGCCTTCGAGGTGATGTTGCCAGCCTCCTTAAGCGGCATGGTCGCCGGTATGGTCGTCGGCATGGGCCACACCATGGGTTCGACGGCTTTAAGCGGCGCTGTTATTGGCGTTGGCTGTCTGGTTTTCTGCTACCTTCTGCAGGCCAGGCTTGAGGGCGAGGTGTCCTGATGGCTGACAGCAAGACCCAGGCAAAATGGGACGCCGCCGCGGCCTCCTATGATCTGATGGCCAGCTTCGGGGTGGAGAAACGATGGAAGGCCGGGAAAGAGGCGTTCTTTTCAACAATGGATGGCAAAATTCTGTTTCTCGCCGTGGGGACAGGCCTTGATATCCAGTGCTTTCCTGCCGGAAAAGATATTACCGGCATCGATATCAGCCCGAAGATGCTGGATAAGGCCATGCCCCGGGTCGAAAACTACCCCGGCCAGATGACGGCCCGGCTGATGGATGTCCATGATATGGATTTCGAGGACAACACGTTTGATCAGGTTTTTACCTCGTGCACGTTTT is part of the Rhodospirillaceae bacterium genome and harbors:
- a CDS encoding class I SAM-dependent methyltransferase — translated: MADSKTQAKWDAAAASYDLMASFGVEKRWKAGKEAFFSTMDGKILFLAVGTGLDIQCFPAGKDITGIDISPKMLDKAMPRVENYPGQMTARLMDVHDMDFEDNTFDQVFTSCTFCSVPDPVKGLEGLRRVLKPGGTLKMFEHTGSRCFPFSVMLDLVNPVCRHLGPDINRDTVANVRTAGFEVNKVFNVFLDVVKFIEATAPAE